The genomic window CGGCCGCGCTCCTCGACGGGGAGGTCGCTGGTGCGCACGATGCCCGGGTTCGCCATGACGCCGGCGGTCCAGACGATCAGGTCGGTCTCGAAGCTCTCGCCGGTCGACAGTTCGATACGGCCGTCGACGGCGCTCGTGAGCTGCGTGTCGAGGTGGATCTCGGCGCCGCGCTGGGCGAGGTGCTTGATGACCCAGTGGCTGGTCGGGAGCGAGACCTCGGGCATGATGCGGCCCATCGCCTCGATGAGGTGGAAGTGCGTCTCCTCGAAGGTGATCTGCGGGTAGTACTCCAGCAGTGCGCTCGCGAACGAGCGGAGTTCGGCGAACACCTCGATGCCGGCGAACCCGCCGCCGACGACGACGAACGTGAGCAGGCGGTCGCGCTCGGGGCCGGGGGGCAGCGACGCGGCCTTGTCGAAGTTGGTGAGGACGCGGTCGCGGATCGCGACGGCCTCCTCGATGGTCTTGAGGCCGATCGCGTTGTCGGCGACGCCGGGGATCGGGAACGTGCGTGACACGGCGCCGCCGGTCACGACGACCACGTCGTAGTCGAACTCCCAGGGCTCGCCGACCTCGGGCGTGATGGTGGCCGTCTTCGACGCGTGGTCGATGCGGGTGACCTTCGCCGTGATGACGTTGGTCTTCTTCAGGTGACGGCGCTGCGAGGTCACGGCGTGACGCGGCTCGATCGAACCCGCGGCGACCTCGGGCAGGAACGGCTGGTACGTCATGTACGGCAGGGGGTCGACGACCGTCACCTCTGCCTCGCCCGCGCGAAGCCACTTCTCGAGCTTCCACGCCGTGTAGAACCCCGCGTAGCCGCCACCGACGATCAGAATCTTGGGCACGGTGAATGGACTCCTTGGATCTCAGGGATGCGATCACTGCCCGCGCGAGCGAGCAGTCCGCCTGGTATGCCGAGTGGCGCCGATGCCCAACAGCGCTCCTAGGATACCAAATCCGGCGACCAGCGAGAGCGGCACCGTGATGTACGCGAGCGTCCACGGCGTCGGCAGGAGCGTCTTGGCACTGTCGGACCTCGGCACGACCGGGTCGGCGATCGGCACGATCGCCTCCTGCTCGGCCGGCGCCTGAGTCTCGCCCGCCGCGCGGCGGTGCACGCGGATCCACTCGGCGAGCGCCTCGGCGGGCGTCGTGTCGACCTTCTCGACCTCGGCGGTGAGCGCCGCGACCGGGTCGATGACGCCGTACCCGTACAGCGGGCTCGGCACCTCGTCGCCCTTGGGCGTCGCGGTCGCCGTGATGCGGTTCATCACGTTGGCGGCGTCGAGGTCGGGGAACTCCGCCCGGACGAGCGCGACCAGGCCGGAGACGATGGGCGTCGCGCCGCTCGTGCCGTTCCACAGCGTGTAGCTGCCGTCCGGCAACACGCCGACGAGGTCCTCGCTCGGAGCGGACACCGAGATGGTGATGCCCTGCGAGCTCGCGTCGAAGCTCGCGTTCTCGTCGCGGTCGAGGCCCGCCACCGTGAGGACGCCCGGGATGGTCGCGGGTGCGCCGACCTCCGTGGTCCCGCTCCCCCGGTTGCCCGCCGCGGCGACGACGACCACGTCGTTCTCGAACGCGTACATGAACGCGTCGTCCCAGCTCTCCGGCCAGTCGCGCGTGTTCCGGGTGAGCGACATGTTGATCACGTCGGCACCGTTGTCGACCGACCATCGGATCGCCTGCGCGATCTGGTCGTCGTTCGAGATCGTGGCACCGGTGTCCGTGCCGAACGCCACCGATGCGGTCAGCACGGATGCCTCGGGCGCGACGCCCAGCACCCCGTCGCCCGGGTTCGTGCCGCGGCCGGCCAGCAGCGATGCGACCATCGTGCCGTGGTTGGAGTCCTCGCCGACGGGCGTCTGCCCGTCGGGCGTGCCGATGCCCGAGGCATCCGTGCCGCCGACGACGGCGTTGCGCAGCTCGGCGACGTTCCCGTTCACGCCGGTGTCGATCACGGCGACCTTGACGCCCGAGCCGCGCGACGTGTTCCACGCCGTCGTGAAACCGTACTCGGTCAGCCAGTACTCGTGGTCGCGGACGAGGTCGGCGCGCGCGGGCGCCGCGCCCACGCCGAGCAGCGCGACCGCCGCGGCGACGGTCGCGATGACCTTGACGGCGCGGCGCGTCACGCGGACGGCCGTCCGCCCTCGTCGGCGCCGGACACCGCGTCGGATGCCTCGGCACGGGCCGTCGCGACGCCGTCGACCCCGTAGTCGGGGCACTGGCACACGTCGGGGCTCCAGGTCGAGCGCTCGAGCGCGAGGTCGCCGATCGGGTTGACGCCGGGCCCCGCGGCGAGCGCGTGCCCTGCGAGGGCGTGGAGGCACTTCACCCGGGTCGGCATGCCGCCCGCGGAGACCCCGGCGATCTCCGCGACGTCGCCGAACCGGCCGCGATCGGCGAGGTAGCCCTCGTGCGCGGTCCGGTACGCCGCGGCGACGTCGTCGTCCGCGGCGAGGAGCTCGTTGCACTCGACCATGACCTGTGCGGCCTCGAGGAAGCTCATCGCCGCGGTCGCGGCGGGGTGGCTCAGGTAGTAGAACGTCGGGAAGGGCGTGCCGTCGCTCAGGCGGGGCTTCGTCGACACGACGGTCGGCGCACCGCAGACGCAGCGCGCGGCGATGCCGACGACGTCGCGTGCGGGGCGGCCGAGCTGGGCGGAGACGATGCGGATGTCGCGCTCGGTGACGGGTTCGAACGGCGGCCGGGTCATCGTCCGGCCCCCTCGGCGGCGGGCGTGAGGCCCGCGGTCATCACGGACGCCAGCAGGGTGCGCATCCAGTCGCCCTTCGTCTCGGTGACCTCCGCCGACACGTCGGTCGCGGACGCCGCCTTCGCCGCCTCGGAGCGGTCGTCGATCACCAGGTAGCTGATCTCTCCGGGCAGCACGTAGTACAGCCGCTCGCGCGCCTGCGTGATCACGTAGGTCTCGTCGTCCCACCGCTCCCGCTGCTCGCGCAGTTCGAGCACGCCGGCCTCCTGGGCGGAGACCTCGGCGCGCAGGTCGGCGATGCGCTGTCGCTGTTCGGCGAACGCCGCGATCGTCGGCGCCAGCACGACGACCGCGAGGACGATGACGCCCATCATCACGACGGAGAATCCCGAGAAGCGGATGCCGCTCAGCCATCCCGCGCGGGCGGCGCCGGAGGCCTGCCGGGGCTTCGACGGCTGACGCGGCGGGCGACCGGACGACTGCGTCGCGTCCTTCGACGGTTTGGTGCCCGTCGCGGCCTTCGTGCCCTTCGCCGGCTCGGCTCCATTCGACGGCTTCGACCCCTTGGCGGGCTTCGCGCCCTTCGCCGGGCTCGTTCCCCTGGCGGACTTCGTCGAATCCTTCGCGGTTCCGGCGCCCTTCGGGCCCGTCGTGCCCCTGCCCCGAGCCGGATCGGCGGGGCGACGTGGTGCGGCGCTCATCGCCCTCCTCCGCTCGGTCCCGATCGGGTGCGACCAGGGACATCCTGTGGGCCCGGTACGACGAACGGGGGCGGCCGTGCGGCCGCCCCCGTTCGCCGGGCTCCCCGGCGTTATGCCGTGAAGCGCGGGAACGCGGAACGACCCGCGAACACCGCGGCGTCTCCGAGCTCCTCTTCGATCCTCAGAAGCTGATTGTACTTGGCCACCCGCTCGCTCCGGGCGGGCGCGCCAGCCTTGATCTGACCCGCGTTCGTCGCGACCACGAGGTCGGCGATCGTGGTGTCCTCGGTCTCGCCGGAGCGGTGCGACAGCATGGCCGTGTAGCCCGAGCGCTGCGCGAGGCTCACCGCGTCGAGCGTTTCGGTGAGCGTGCCGATCTGGTTGACCTTCACGAGCAGCGAGTTCGCGACGCCGCGCTTGATGCCGTCGGCCAGGCGCTGCGGGTTCGTGACGAACAGGTCGTCGCCGACGAGCTGCACCTTGGAGCCGAGTGCGTCGGTGAGGGTCTTCCAGTTGTCCCAGTCGTCCTCGGCGAGCGCGTCCTCGATGGTGACGATCGGGAAGTCGCGGACGAGGCCCTCGTAGTACTCGATGAGCTGGTCGGCCGACCAGTCCTTCTGGTCGAGGCGGTACACGCCGTCGTTGAAGAACTCGGTCGCGGCGACGTCGAGGCCGAGCGCGATGTCGGTGCCGGGAGTGAAGCCGGCCTTCTCGATCGCCTTCACGAGGAACTCGAGGCCCTCGCGGTTGCTGGGCAGATCGGGGGCGAAGCCGCCCTCGTCGCCGAGTCCGGTCGCGAAGCCCGCGGCCTTCAGCTCGCCCTTGAGGGTGTGGTAGACCTCGGTGCCCCAGCGGAGCGACTCCGAGTAGGTGTCGGCGCCGATCGGCGCGAGGAAGAACTCCTGCATGTCGATGCCGTTGTCGGCGTGCTCGCCGCCGTTGATGACGTTGAACAGCGGGACCGGCAGCACGTGGGCGTTCGGTCCGCCGAGGTAGCGGAACAGCGGCAGGTCGGCCGAGTCCGCGGCGGCCTTCGCGACGGCCAGCGACACGCCGAGGATGGCGTTCGCGCCGAGGCGGCTCTTGTTCTCGGTGCCGTCGGCCTCGATGAGCGCGGCGTCGACCAGGCGCTGGTCGGAGGCGTCGAGGTCTTCGATGGCGGGCCCGAGTTCGTCGATCACGGCGTCGACGGCCTTGAGCACGCCCTTGCCGAGGTAGCGGCTCTTGTCGCCGTCGCGCAGCTCGTACGCCTCGAAGGCTCCGGTCGATGCGCCCGAGGGCACCGCGGCCCGCGCGAGCGACCCGTCGTCGAGCAGGACCTCGACCTCGACGGTCGGGTTGCCGCGAGAATCCAGGATCTCGCGTGCGCCTACAGCTTCGATGAATGCCACAGTTCTCTCCTCTGTGCTGGAACGGCTTTCGGAAGACCCCGTCGTAATCCGCAGGCAAGTCTAGGGCGCCGGGCGGAACGCCGCGCACGCGCGTCAAGCCCCTCGCGGCCGACGGCACGTCGGCCTAGCATCGGCCGCGAAGCGGCGTGATCGCGCCGCCCGGATGATCGGAGGACGCCATGACCGACCGCCTGCCGCCCGAGGGCGAGTACACCGACGCGGAGATCCCGGGCGAGCCCGTGCCGGAGCCCCCACTGGTCGAGGGCGAGTACACCGACTCCGAGCTGCCGGTGTCCGCCGAGGTCCCGAAGGACGACGACGTGGACGTCGAGGAGACCGACGTCGAGTTCATCGAGGTCGAGGACCCCGGCATCGACCCGGCCGGTCCCGGCGACGGCGGAATGCGCCGCTGACCTGGGCGGAGCCGAGCTGAGCAGAGCTGGAGAGATCGGGCTTGCGATGTATGACCCGACGGCTGCGCTCGTGCACGGAACCGGACCTCCGTCAGGCGTGCTGACCGGGTGATTCGCGGCATGGGTGCCGTGGCGTACCGGCGCACACTCGGCTCGCCCCCCAGCTGGGGGGCATAGCCGGAATCGCGCGGTTCGCCGTCGGCAGTGGCACGATCCGGCCGATTCGGATATCAATCTCCTGTCGGATATCGTGATCGCCACTTGACTGATCGCGGCTCGCGTCCGCACTTCCGAACGGGGCAACGATGTCCGCACGCGCCTGCACCATTGTCGCGCGCAATTACCTCGCGCAGGCGGAGGTCCTGGTGGCCTCGTTCACCGCGCACAATCCGGACGTGCCGTTCTACACCCTCGTCATCGACGGGAACGAGGAGGAGCGGGTTCGGGCCGGAGTCGGGACAGTGGTCCTTCCCGCGGATCTCGGCTTGGAGCCTGAGACGCTCCATTCCATGATGGTGATGTACGACGTCATGGAGTTTGCGACCGCGCTCAAGCCGGCGATGCTCATGTGGCTGATCCGCCAGGGCGGCACGGCGGTCGCCTACTTCGATCCTGACATCCAGGTGTTCGCACCGCTGCATGATGTCTTCACGGATGCGGCGAGCCACGAGATTCTCCTGACCCCTCACGCACTCGATCCGATTCCGCGCGATGACCTGCAGCTCAACGAGCAGGTGATCATGCAGGCCGGAATCTATAATCTCGGGTTCATTGCGGTTGGGGGTGGGGGCTACCGTTTCCTGAGTTGGTGGCATGAGCGATTGAAGACCGAAGCCATCGTCGACGTCGCGAACGGCCTCTTCACCGACCAGCGATGGATCGACTGGGTTCCCTCACTCTTCGAACACCGGATCTCGCGCGATCGCGGATTGAACGCGGCGTACTGGAACCTCCATGAACGGCCGATCGCACTGCGCGACGGTGCGTACCACGCGGGTGCCGACGTGCTTCGCTTCTTCCATTTCAGTGGGTTCGATCCGGCCAAGCCATGGTTGCTCTCCAAGCACATGGGCGACCGACCTCGAATCATGCTCAGCGATCGGCCGGCACTGGCTGCTCTCTGCGCGGAGTATGGTTCCAGTCTCATGTCCGCGGGCCACGGCGAGCTCCGGGGGCTGCCGTATCGTCTCACCGCCCTGCCGAACGGGAGCCGCCTCAGTTCGGAGATGCGGCGCATCTACCGGGACATCAAGCTCGGGCGAATCCCCGCTCAGGACGATCCACCGGATCCGATCCTCGAATCCGACGCCTTCGTCGATTGGATGCTCCGGCCGGTTCTCGTCGGCGCAACCGCCACGTTCTCCGTCGCGGAGTACGGCCTCTGGCAGCATCGGGCCGATCTCCGCGCGGCGTTCCCCGACGTTCTGGGTATCGACGGGGCCCGGTACCTCTCGTGGGTGCGAGTCGATCCCGGTGCCCGAACCGTGCTCGCGCAGCTCGCGGGCGATGTCGCCACAGCCGTCACCTCACTCGTTGCAGAGGGCGAGTCTGCCGAGCCGCCGGCTCGTTCGTCGTTCGGGTGGAGCGTCGTTGCATACGCCGCATCGGAGCTCGGCGTCGGCGAGGCCGGTCGACGTATGCTCACCGCCCTTGAACAGTCGGGCGTGCCATCCGAACTCGTCGGGGTTCCGCTTCGGAACCTCTCACGTCAGCAACACCGTCCTTCGCGGCAGGTGCGCAGGGAACTCGCGTTCGAGAACGCCGTTGTCTGCGTGAACGCCGACCAAGTGCAGCAGCTCGATGCCGTGATGGGATTCGCGGACCTTCGCGGCTGGAGAACCGGATTGTGGTTCTGGGAACTCGAGGAGTTCCCCGACCACTTCAGGGGTGCGTTCGCACCCTTCGACGAGATCTGGGTTGCCAGCCGATTCACGCAGAAGGCAGTGCAGTCAAAGACCGAGAAGCCGGTCCGGCTCATCCCGCTTCCCATGGACCTTCCTACGGAACCGACGCGGTTCACCCGAAGGTCTGTAGGCCTTCCGGAGGACAAG from Agromyces sp. LHK192 includes these protein-coding regions:
- a CDS encoding NAD(P)/FAD-dependent oxidoreductase, coding for MPKILIVGGGYAGFYTAWKLEKWLRAGEAEVTVVDPLPYMTYQPFLPEVAAGSIEPRHAVTSQRRHLKKTNVITAKVTRIDHASKTATITPEVGEPWEFDYDVVVVTGGAVSRTFPIPGVADNAIGLKTIEEAVAIRDRVLTNFDKAASLPPGPERDRLLTFVVVGGGFAGIEVFAELRSFASALLEYYPQITFEETHFHLIEAMGRIMPEVSLPTSHWVIKHLAQRGAEIHLDTQLTSAVDGRIELSTGESFETDLIVWTAGVMANPGIVRTSDLPVEERGRIQARADLRVGDEDDFVPDAWAAGDIAAVPDLSGGGVGGYCVPNAQHAVRQGKLLAKNIVAVLRGEEPKEYFHKNLGAVAGLGIGSGVFQSGKIALKGLIAWFAHRGYHGLAMPSWERKFRVFWGWWNNFWLGRDIVALPGLQQPRAQFEAFAARPKPPAAEAPVPAVSKPAAKAAAAPKGGEPAGAAEKAPEAVAAK
- a CDS encoding S8 family serine peptidase encodes the protein MTRRAVKVIATVAAAVALLGVGAAPARADLVRDHEYWLTEYGFTTAWNTSRGSGVKVAVIDTGVNGNVAELRNAVVGGTDASGIGTPDGQTPVGEDSNHGTMVASLLAGRGTNPGDGVLGVAPEASVLTASVAFGTDTGATISNDDQIAQAIRWSVDNGADVINMSLTRNTRDWPESWDDAFMYAFENDVVVVAAAGNRGSGTTEVGAPATIPGVLTVAGLDRDENASFDASSQGITISVSAPSEDLVGVLPDGSYTLWNGTSGATPIVSGLVALVRAEFPDLDAANVMNRITATATPKGDEVPSPLYGYGVIDPVAALTAEVEKVDTTPAEALAEWIRVHRRAAGETQAPAEQEAIVPIADPVVPRSDSAKTLLPTPWTLAYITVPLSLVAGFGILGALLGIGATRHTRRTARSRGQ
- a CDS encoding DUF501 domain-containing protein, producing the protein MTRPPFEPVTERDIRIVSAQLGRPARDVVGIAARCVCGAPTVVSTKPRLSDGTPFPTFYYLSHPAATAAMSFLEAAQVMVECNELLAADDDVAAAYRTAHEGYLADRGRFGDVAEIAGVSAGGMPTRVKCLHALAGHALAAGPGVNPIGDLALERSTWSPDVCQCPDYGVDGVATARAEASDAVSGADEGGRPSA
- a CDS encoding septum formation initiator family protein, whose product is MSAAPRRPADPARGRGTTGPKGAGTAKDSTKSARGTSPAKGAKPAKGSKPSNGAEPAKGTKAATGTKPSKDATQSSGRPPRQPSKPRQASGAARAGWLSGIRFSGFSVVMMGVIVLAVVVLAPTIAAFAEQRQRIADLRAEVSAQEAGVLELREQRERWDDETYVITQARERLYYVLPGEISYLVIDDRSEAAKAASATDVSAEVTETKGDWMRTLLASVMTAGLTPAAEGAGR
- the eno gene encoding phosphopyruvate hydratase translates to MAFIEAVGAREILDSRGNPTVEVEVLLDDGSLARAAVPSGASTGAFEAYELRDGDKSRYLGKGVLKAVDAVIDELGPAIEDLDASDQRLVDAALIEADGTENKSRLGANAILGVSLAVAKAAADSADLPLFRYLGGPNAHVLPVPLFNVINGGEHADNGIDMQEFFLAPIGADTYSESLRWGTEVYHTLKGELKAAGFATGLGDEGGFAPDLPSNREGLEFLVKAIEKAGFTPGTDIALGLDVAATEFFNDGVYRLDQKDWSADQLIEYYEGLVRDFPIVTIEDALAEDDWDNWKTLTDALGSKVQLVGDDLFVTNPQRLADGIKRGVANSLLVKVNQIGTLTETLDAVSLAQRSGYTAMLSHRSGETEDTTIADLVVATNAGQIKAGAPARSERVAKYNQLLRIEEELGDAAVFAGRSAFPRFTA
- a CDS encoding glycosyltransferase codes for the protein MSARACTIVARNYLAQAEVLVASFTAHNPDVPFYTLVIDGNEEERVRAGVGTVVLPADLGLEPETLHSMMVMYDVMEFATALKPAMLMWLIRQGGTAVAYFDPDIQVFAPLHDVFTDAASHEILLTPHALDPIPRDDLQLNEQVIMQAGIYNLGFIAVGGGGYRFLSWWHERLKTEAIVDVANGLFTDQRWIDWVPSLFEHRISRDRGLNAAYWNLHERPIALRDGAYHAGADVLRFFHFSGFDPAKPWLLSKHMGDRPRIMLSDRPALAALCAEYGSSLMSAGHGELRGLPYRLTALPNGSRLSSEMRRIYRDIKLGRIPAQDDPPDPILESDAFVDWMLRPVLVGATATFSVAEYGLWQHRADLRAAFPDVLGIDGARYLSWVRVDPGARTVLAQLAGDVATAVTSLVAEGESAEPPARSSFGWSVVAYAASELGVGEAGRRMLTALEQSGVPSELVGVPLRNLSRQQHRPSRQVRRELAFENAVVCVNADQVQQLDAVMGFADLRGWRTGLWFWELEEFPDHFRGAFAPFDEIWVASRFTQKAVQSKTEKPVRLIPLPMDLPTEPTRFTRRSVGLPEDKHVFLTNFDYLSVYERKNPLGAIRAYIDAFSPDDGAALVVKSINGHQRPLHAEHVRSAARGRPDIHFVDGYVTGAAMKAMIELSDAYVSLHRAEGYGLNMADAMARGTPVIATAYSGNMDFMDSSTAELIDFELVPVGPNAEPYDPRAVWAQADSEAASASMRRLFEDRVGAAALAGRAAAHVQHYFSHERVGRQVAALLLPGLREHGWT